One window from the genome of Natrialba magadii ATCC 43099 encodes:
- a CDS encoding 3-hydroxyacyl-CoA dehydrogenase/enoyl-CoA hydratase family protein — MSFDSIDRVTVLGAGNMGHGITEVTAMGGYEVTMRDIEQDLVDDGYEQIAWSLEKLEEKDLLAESADTVLGRIDTTTDLKEAVADADLVIEAAPENLELKHDIFSDLEEFTTEDTLLATNTSSLPISDIAEVLDTPERVLGLHFFNPPVKMDLVEVIYGQETTDEVADAGYEWVESIDKTPIYVRKDVRGFVVNTIVGPFGGEPAFMVSEGEATIRGADATMAHERGYPMGPFELADLTGIDVGYHVRKEGGSPIPPITEEKVEAEELGQKTGKGFYDYANGDGADYQPEDAGDFDWLRVEARMVNRAAFLVGEGVAKPEEVDTGVQLGLGFPEGICRRADKIGLDTVLGKLETLHEETGADRFEPHSYLEDLVEEDKTGEDAGQGFYEYDTDDGALDSYHNINVDLADGVLALELDRPSRMNAISGDLLEEVDDLFSTVDTDDVRCVTIEGVGDRAFSAGADIGGFGGTEPTDMMDVTPAFETVNDFPRPVVAKIDGYCLGAGLELALACDLRLATERSSFGAPEIGLGLIPGGGGTQRLMRVLGETRAKELVFRGNHIDADRAEQWGLVNRAVAREEFDDVVGEFLDDLRTGPPIGLKVAKKVMNEGQDASLEAALAMESQGFGLLFTTEDMREGTAAFAEDREPEFDGK; from the coding sequence ATGTCATTCGACAGCATCGACCGCGTCACCGTCCTCGGCGCGGGGAACATGGGACACGGCATCACCGAAGTCACCGCCATGGGCGGCTACGAGGTCACGATGCGCGACATCGAGCAGGACCTCGTCGACGACGGCTACGAGCAGATCGCCTGGAGCCTCGAGAAACTCGAGGAGAAGGACCTGCTCGCCGAGTCGGCCGACACCGTCCTCGGCCGGATCGACACGACGACTGACCTGAAGGAGGCAGTCGCCGACGCGGATCTCGTCATCGAGGCCGCACCCGAAAATCTCGAACTGAAACACGACATCTTCAGCGATCTGGAGGAGTTCACGACGGAAGACACGCTGCTCGCGACGAACACTTCCAGCCTGCCGATTTCGGACATCGCGGAAGTCCTCGACACACCCGAGCGCGTGCTTGGCCTGCACTTCTTCAATCCGCCGGTGAAAATGGACCTGGTCGAGGTCATCTACGGTCAGGAGACGACGGACGAGGTCGCTGACGCCGGCTACGAGTGGGTCGAGTCGATCGACAAGACGCCGATCTACGTCCGCAAGGACGTCCGCGGTTTCGTCGTCAACACCATCGTCGGTCCGTTCGGCGGCGAGCCCGCGTTCATGGTCTCGGAGGGCGAGGCGACCATCCGAGGGGCCGACGCCACGATGGCTCACGAGCGCGGCTACCCGATGGGACCGTTCGAACTCGCTGACCTGACCGGGATCGACGTGGGTTACCACGTCCGCAAGGAGGGCGGAAGCCCGATCCCGCCGATCACCGAGGAGAAAGTCGAGGCCGAGGAACTCGGCCAGAAGACCGGGAAGGGATTCTACGACTACGCAAACGGCGACGGCGCGGACTACCAGCCCGAGGACGCGGGCGACTTCGACTGGCTCCGCGTCGAAGCGCGCATGGTCAACCGCGCCGCGTTCCTCGTCGGCGAGGGCGTCGCCAAACCCGAGGAGGTCGACACCGGCGTCCAGCTTGGCCTTGGCTTCCCTGAGGGGATCTGCCGCCGCGCGGACAAGATCGGACTGGACACCGTTCTCGGGAAACTCGAAACGCTCCACGAGGAGACCGGCGCAGACCGATTCGAACCACACTCCTATCTCGAGGACCTCGTCGAGGAGGACAAAACCGGCGAAGACGCCGGACAGGGCTTCTACGAGTACGACACCGACGACGGCGCGCTGGATTCGTACCACAACATCAATGTCGACCTCGCGGACGGCGTGCTCGCACTCGAACTCGACCGCCCCTCCCGGATGAACGCCATCTCAGGCGACCTACTCGAGGAGGTCGACGACCTGTTCTCGACGGTCGACACCGACGACGTGCGCTGTGTCACCATCGAGGGCGTCGGCGACCGCGCGTTCAGCGCCGGTGCGGACATCGGTGGCTTCGGCGGGACGGAGCCAACTGACATGATGGACGTGACGCCCGCCTTCGAGACGGTCAACGACTTCCCGCGGCCCGTCGTGGCCAAGATCGACGGCTACTGCCTTGGGGCTGGACTCGAGCTCGCACTTGCCTGTGACCTGCGCCTTGCGACCGAGCGCTCGTCGTTCGGCGCGCCAGAGATTGGTCTCGGACTGATTCCCGGCGGGGGCGGCACGCAGCGCCTTATGCGCGTACTCGGCGAAACGCGGGCAAAGGAACTCGTCTTCCGTGGGAACCACATCGACGCCGACCGCGCCGAGCAGTGGGGGCTGGTCAACCGCGCGGTCGCTCGCGAGGAGTTCGACGACGTGGTCGGCGAGTTCCTCGACGACTTGCGAACCGGCCCGCCGATCGGCCTCAAGGTCGCAAAGAAGGTGATGAACGAGGGCCAGGACGCGAGTCTGGAGGCTGCGCTCGCGATGGAGAGCCAGGGCTTTGGACTCCTGTTTACGACCGAGGACATGCGTGAGGGGACGGCTGCGTTCGCGGAGGATCGCGAGCCTGAGTTCGACGGAAAGTAA